From Melanotaenia boesemani isolate fMelBoe1 chromosome 12, fMelBoe1.pri, whole genome shotgun sequence, a single genomic window includes:
- the akap11 gene encoding A-kinase anchor protein 11 isoform X3, with translation MDACARIRGVPVRSRASVRKETVRDGGAQSAKSLFRNKKELCSVCLELPTRDSTRLTEVHFVCLPGQCEGDDITQQALSSLPGGLCELLRSLHVHSLKNDEVLMLKDSRRLAEHRDTGPQCLLRAVCVFRHNPSTSVYHQGTVASLVGLLGCYTAGVRYVLELQALQRGIETNQPEEDDTNQSVSSIEDDFVTALEHLEEEETSDNPSAAPYCPFKKRDVASQTVPAHKRKKELSGSRVITRSSSKKCSAKQKSGPDVSVTVQRSSSEVESQWTYCSPGARLPSPSTRVSESEESDCSSPSPIIFLDEVGYQKSLLAKLDIPQVPGGPKERVEDSDSEVSEFFDSFDQFDDLEELSSESCTLTLPVDPTNTTSAEANSSGSSPKYVSRGCSTKGMNPHRFDQPTLPANVKKPTPLKPGSPFSIHSEVPDSPRPVQTPSEENGGPLFSPVSSSAFSPLGDPSGPLEYFWKTEEDGQDSSELRKPQNLCSLYKTYSDFASSLSKEILGSVCGYQSAVDISDNKNLSCVCHKEFKNSSGYLMKLSDIQETVTVAKLQRKSQSLKDGIQRFASDLVEMSLGSALRDLQKGVSSCTTTLCHLAARITSSVFQMAFHEIGMRRAYVLKERAINGLAGFLVGEAISGALKEFLTVKKQIFHSTVTRFAADLAEELVFEGIMEVCQFSHPSTPLTPSDWSFGHRLEEEEEEEVVTSYASDLSESVIQEAFIQLSQADVTFSSQAAISVSLDNICYVSADNTSTSTCSTFANQQVLSAATPGPLREDATCTVKNALFTVSGMASCIPVPQAGQALSHFQDPEDACQQNSRLSDSPKRVSCSDTATSSHSHSGSHGTNAVITGGEPSQQKSPFQNFSGNMVDMIVTEACELITASKMKKSFGDCADFLTKTIGSRRDSTSKQDTLDSPLKLGAGREDFRYEGCVGQGVPFEQAAPVSFQMGSLKQGRVHYEMDPMGRGVVEPHPVMMDTLDVPGTAVGGRNRTSVPLDDQKSGGTPGTPPSTPQQPTEVSKEKQIKQFSKKLKSKLAKEFSPATPPPTPHYQPEPGPGPKDNIPEVEKAEFVLKLMRSLSEEAEGTEDVEEEEPAEEVNNTPNRCLEAEGGCHDLNQTSSRRMSNKEALHYAERLACHIVSMATEMDTLGVAVEKGEMSKGSERRRDSVAQFSEQTLNTLWVYAGEVAGEVINDVKKMVSSGQQCPYHRALRRRRSFNGSGSECLHHHNRHQSHPSTEQNRDWRLGRLADLWSDDLIASVSRSSTSNSSSSSGLSSEYPSCESVTDEYAGYLIRVLRKEGGSRELVLDQYASRLAYRSIKLGLAHASRKIKQRSSSACLHSSKSLPDEWKASGGTSSLKHRAESAGVQPGEDAHCCCRDSEAQSKREYMDLVNFAESLAYNITCDVTQKLRLSSVRLPKSLTDSCLYKKSKLEDMADNLIRNSFSCPLLSKEGKSRHYHSTGSLYDGGYSSRVMQVIEHYARKIVDDTLKMSLASVGNSSWEHLRTQGQDRHSHTQRLSDGPAGVQVLGERTCRYCQVQECPYCTKRSQHHYQPVLQRRKRGMEGQAGVEQLPGVEIPKIHIDLDHRAVFADEMVSMAMETAKRELSNTSLNADSGIGHDGTSYAESLTAEIMTSALSNICQTASISAPGRVATESTVSQQLSVGDDSLGSWSNLSFEDDHPDDSSSFLHLSDSDNTEDKEAEVKEESSGTLCMDRTQVQAPRTLLLIVNLVVREFGRGPQHVTLDPQLSSMLQWVAASMADIPQIQLSPDRELQQLPAVVQRLRDKRWRVGDLLHTLLRYCEENQTHSHPQAREEALQAGREPHRIPLFQWLLDHA, from the exons GCTCTGTCCTCTCTGCCCGGGGGGCTGTGCGAGCTTCTCCGGTCTCTCCATGTTCACAGCCTGAAGAATGATGAAGTTCTGATGCTCAAAGACTCCCGTAGGCTGGCAGAGCACAGGGACACTGGACCTCAG tgtttgctaagggctgtgtgtgtgttcaggcaTAATCCCAGCACGAGTGTTTATCATCAGGGCACTGTAGCGTCTCTGGTGGGCTTGTTGGGATGCTACACGGCTGGGGTTCGCTACGTCCTGGAGCTTCAGGCTCTTCAGAGGGGCATTGAGACCAACCAACCAGAGGAAGATGACACCAACCAGTCGGTGTCATCAATCGAGGATGACTTTGTCACAGCCCTGGAGCAtctggaggaggaagaaactTCGGACAATCCCT ctgcagctccCTATTGCCCCTTTAAAAAGCGTGACGTGGCATCACAGACTGTCCCAGCCcacaagagaaaaaaggagTTGTCAGGCTCCCGTGTTATCACACGTTCATCTTCCAAGAAATGTTCAGCCAAACAGAAGTCAGGCCCAGATGTGTCTGTCACAGTTCAGAGGTCATCATCAGAGGTGGAATCCCAGTGGACATACTGCAGTCCTGGAGCACGTCTGCCCTCCCCATCGACTCGCGTCAGCGAATCCGAAGAATCGGACTGTTCCAGTCCCAGCCCAATCATTTTCCTGGATGAAGTGGGCTATCAGAAGAGCCTGCTGGCCAAGCTAGACATCCCCCAGGTGCCAGGGGGGCCCAAAGAGCGAGTTGAAGACTCAGACTCTGAAGTGAGTGAATTCTTTGATAGTTTTGACCAGTTTGACGACCTGGAGGAGCTGAGCTCAGAGAGCTGCACTCTTACTCTTCCTGTGGACCCCACCAATACTACGTCTGCTGAGGCAAATTCAAGTGGATCATCCCCTAAATATGTTTCCAGGGGCTGCTCAACCAAGGGTATGAATCCACaccgctttgaccagcccactCTCCCAGCTAATGTGAAGAAACCTACTCCTCTGAAACCAGGCTCTCCCTTCTCGATACACTCTGAGGTGCCAGACTCCCCTCGGCCAGTGCAGACACCTTCTGAGGAGAACGGCGGACCTCTCTTCAGTCCTGTCAGCTCCTCTGCCTTTAGTCCTCTTGGGGACCCTAGTGGACCACTGGAATACTTCTGGAAGACAGAAGAGGATGGGCAGGACAGCTCGGAGCTACGTAAACCTCAGAACCTCTGCTCCCTGTATAAGACCTACTCAGACTTTGCAAGCAGTCTGTCCAAAGAAATTCTGGGATCTGTATGTGGTTACCAGTCTGCCGTTGACATCAGTGACAATAAGAACCTTAGCTGTGTTTGCCACAAGGAGTTTAAAAACTCTTCGGGCTATCTGATGAAGCTTTCAGACATCCAGGAGACAGTAACTGTGGCCAAGCTGCAGAGGAAGTCCCAGTCTCTAAAGGATGGCATTCAGAGGTTTGCCTCTGACCTGGTGGAGATGAGTCTGGGCAGCGCCCTGCGAGACCTCCAAAAAGGCGTCTCCTCCTGCACCACCACCTTATGTCACCTGGCTGCCAGAATTACCTCCTCAGTTTTTCAGATGGCCTTCCATGAGATCGGCATGCGACGTGCCTATGTGCTGAAAGAACGAGCCATCAACGGATTGGCCGGCTTCCTGGTCGGTGAGGCCATTTCTGGGGCACTGAAGGAGTTCCTGACAGTGAAAAAGCAGATATTCCACAGCACAGTGACACGGTTTGCTGCCGATCTGGCTGAGGAGCTGGTATTTGAAGGCATCATGGAAGTATGCCAGTTCTCTCATCCCTCGACCCCTCTCACACCTAGCGATTGGTCCTTTGGCCACAGGctagaagaggaggaagaagaggaggtggTCACTTCTTATGCTTCAGACTTATCTGAATCAGTTATCCAGGAAGCTTTCATTCAACTGTCTCAAGCTGATGTCACCTTCAGTAGTCAAGCAGCTATCAGTGTGTCCCTGGACAACATCTGCTATGTCAGCGCAGACAATACTAGCACTAGCACCTGCAGCACCTTCGCTAACCAACAGGTTTTAAGTGCAGCAACCCCGGGCCCATTACGAGAGGATGCTACGTGTACGGTGAAGAATGCTTTGTTCACTGTATCAGGAATGGCCAGCTGTATTCCTGTGCCCCAAGCAGGCCAAGCCCTCTCCCACTTTCAGGATCCAGAGGACGCATGTCAGCAGAACTCCAGGTTGTCAGATAGCCCTAAAAGAGTATCATGCTCTGATACTGCCACCTCTTCACACTCTCACTCCGGCAGTCATGGCACTAATGCCGTCATAACTGGAGGGGAACCATCCCAACAAAAGTCTCCATTTCAAAACTTTTCTGGCAACATGGTGGATATGATTGTAACTGAGGCTTGTGAGCTTATAACTGCTTCAAAGATGAAGAAGAGTTTTGGTGACTGTGCTGATTTCCTTACAAAGACAATCGGAAGCCGAAGGGATTCCACTTCAAAGCAGGACACTCTAGATTCTCCTTTAAAGCTGGGAGCTGGCAGGGAGGATTTCAGATACGAGGGGTGCGTTGGGCAGGGCGTCCCTTTTGAGCAGGCAGCTCCGGTTTCATTCCAGATGGGATCTTTAAAGCAGGGGAGAGTCCACTATGAGATGGATCCCATGGGTAGAGGTGTGGTTGAACCCCATCCTGTAATGATGGATACTCTTGATGTGCCAGGAACAGCTGTGGGTGGACGAAACAGGACATCTGTTCCGTTGGATGACCAGAAATCTGGTGGGACTCCTGGTACTCCTCCCTCCACCCCTCAGCAGCCCACTGAGGTCTccaaagagaaacaaataaaacagttctCTAAGAAGTTAAAGAGCAAACTGGCCAAGGAGTTTTCCCCTGCAACGCCACCTCCAACACCTCACTACCAGCCTGAGCCCGGCCCTGGGCCAAAAGACAACATTCCCGAGGTGGAAAAGGCAGAGTTTGTGCTCAAACTGATGAGGTCTCTCTCCGAGGAGGCGGAAGGCACTGAGGATGTAGAGGAGGAAGAGCCAGCGGAAGAAGTCAATAACACCCCCAACAGATGTTTAGAGGCCGAGGGTGGCTGTCATGATCTGAACCAGACTTCCTCTCGCAGGATGTCCAACAAGGAAGCACTTCATTACGCTGAGAGGTTGGCGTGTCACatagtctccatggcaacagagATGGATACCTTGGGAGTAGCAGTGGAAAAGGGGGAGATGAGCAAGGGCAGTGAGAGGAGAAGAGACAGTGTGGCTCAGTTCTCGGAGCAGACTCTGAACACGTTGTGGGTGTATGCTGGTGAGGTGGCGGGAGAGGTCATAAATGACGTGAAGAAGATGGTGAGCTCTGGACAGCAGTGTCCGTACCACAGAGCtctcaggaggaggaggagcttcAATGGATCTGGCTCTGAATGTCTGCATCACCACAATCGACACCAGTCTCATCCCAGTACTGAGCAGAACAGAGACTGGAGGTTAGGGAGGCTGGCTGATCTGTGGTCTGACGACCTGATAGCCTCGGTTTCCAGGTCTTCCACCTCCAATTCAAGCTCCAGCTCCGGTCTGTCCTCTGAGTATCCAAGCTGTGAGAGCGTGACGGATGAATATGCCGGCTACCTCATTAGGGTGCTGAGAAaggaaggtggcagcagggagTTGGTCCTAGACCAGTATGCAAGCCGTTTAGCTTACCGCTCCATAAAACTAGGCTTGGCTCACGCCAGTCGTAAGATAAAACAAAGATCTTCTAGTGCCTGCCTTCACTCCTCCAAGTCTCTGCCAGATGAATGGAAAGCGTCAGGTGGGACCTCATCGCTCAAACACAGAGCAGAGTCAGCGGGGGTTCAGCCAGGTGAGGATGCTCATTGTTGCTGCAGAGACTCTGAAGCACAGAGCAAGAGAGAGTACATGGATTTGGTCAACTTTGCAGAGTCATTAGCTTACAACATCACCTGTGATGTCACACAAAAGCTCCGTCTCTCATCTGTACGGCTTCCCAAATCACTCACTGACTCCTGTCTTTATAAGAAATCCAAACTTGAAGACATGGCAGATAATCTCATCAGGAATTCCTTCTCCTGCCCTTTGTTGTCCAAGGAAGGTAAGAGCAGACACTACCACAGCACAGGAAGCCTGTATGATGGAGGCTACAGCAGCAGGGTCATGCAGGTCATCGAGCATTATGCCAGGAAGATTGTGGACGACACGCTGAAGATGAGCCTGGCTTCGGTTGGAAATTCATCCTGGGAGCACCTGCGGACACAAGGCCAAGACAGACACTCGCATACCCAGAGGCTGTCTGATGGGCCAGCAGGGGTCCAAGTTTTAGGAGAGAGGACCTGCCGTTACTGCCAGGTCCAGGAGTGTCCATACTGCACCAAACGTAGCCAGCATCATTACCAGCCTGTATTACAGAGGAGGAAAAGGGGGATGGAGGGTCAGGCTGGAGTCGAGCAACTCCCTGGTGTGGAGATTCCCAAGATCCACATCGACCTGGACCACAGGGCAGTTTTTGCAGATGAGATGGTTTCCATGGCAATGGAGACGGCTAAACGCGAGCTTAGTAACACCAGCCTAAACGCTGACAGTGGCATCGGCCATGATGGCACCAGCTATGCTGAGAGCCTGACTGCAGAGATCATGACGTCAGCTCTGTCCAACATCTGTCAGACTGCCAGTatcag TGCACCAGGTAGGGTAGCCACAGAGTCCACTGTATCCCAGCAGCTGAGTGTTGGAGATGACAGTCTGGGCAGCTGGTCTAATCTGAGCTTTGAAGATGATCACCCAGatgacagcagcagcttcctccATCTCAGTGACAG TGACAATACAGAGGACAAGGAAGCCGAAGTGAAGGAGGAGTCCAGTG GGACACTCTGCATGGACAGGACTCAGGTGCAGGCTCCCAGGACCCTTCTGCTCATTGTGAATTTGGTCGTCAGAGAGTTTGGTCGCGGCCCTCAACACGTGACCCTCGACCCCCAGctcagcagcatgttgcagtgGGTGGCAGCCTCCATGGCCGACATCCCTCAGATCCAGCTGAGTCCTGACAGAGAGCTGCAGCAG CTGCCAGCGGTGGTGCAGAGGCTCCGAGACAAGAGGTGGAGGGTGGGAGATCTGCTTCATACGCTGCTGCGCTACTGTGAAGAGAACCAGACCCACAGTCACCCCCAGGCCAGGGAGGAGGCGTTGCAGGCGGGCAGAGAACCTCACCGCATCCCCCTCTTCCAGTGGCTGCTGGATCACGCTTAG